A stretch of the Luteimonas sp. JM171 genome encodes the following:
- the dsbD gene encoding protein-disulfide reductase DsbD, protein MPSSRQLLVVLVLCSVFSTAAWSSPFPSWDAQDAGPEFLLAEEVFVPEAPVLEGRAWRVAMQIADGYYIYRHALRAEDASGQAVDLDLPDGVPRHDEFFGDTEVYLPPGMALEVPANAAGPLTLHWQGCAEAGICYPPQTLSVALPESADAAAAGAEPAGTPTAAGAAAPPGDRLADDQAAAARLASLGPVAGALVFMGFGLLLTFTPCVLPMIPIVSGMVVGSGAGPRRATILTGAYVLAMAATYAAVGVIAGLAGANLQATLQSPWLLGAFAALFLVLAASLFGAFELRLPAALANRLDSASRGRQGGNLGGAAALGFLSALLVGPCMTAPLAGALLYIGQTGSAATGGIALFALGLGMGLPLMLIALFGPRILPRPGPWMERVRKVFGFVMVAMAIYMLDRFLPGPAGLMLWGAWALAIAVGLFAWAKALPADGQAGWPLRFASVFAGLWSTLMLVGAASGGDSALRPLEHFGAAVAATGPAAPAKPDYVAAKSIADVDARIAEAGARGEWTMIDFYADWCVSCHIIEREVFGDAAVAPRLAQMQVLRPDVTANDSVDRELMAHWQVVGPPTMILIGPDGEERRAQRTVGDIDAGGFMARLDAAGAP, encoded by the coding sequence TTGCCATCCAGTCGCCAGCTGCTGGTCGTGCTCGTGCTGTGCAGCGTCTTCTCCACCGCCGCGTGGTCCAGTCCGTTTCCATCCTGGGACGCGCAGGACGCCGGGCCGGAGTTCCTGCTGGCCGAAGAAGTATTCGTGCCGGAAGCGCCCGTCCTGGAAGGACGCGCGTGGCGGGTCGCCATGCAGATCGCCGATGGCTATTACATCTACCGCCACGCCCTGCGCGCGGAGGACGCCTCGGGCCAGGCGGTGGATCTCGATCTGCCGGACGGGGTCCCGCGCCACGACGAGTTCTTTGGCGATACCGAGGTCTACCTGCCGCCGGGCATGGCGCTGGAAGTGCCTGCCAATGCCGCCGGGCCGCTCACCCTGCACTGGCAGGGCTGTGCGGAAGCCGGCATCTGCTATCCGCCGCAGACCCTGAGCGTGGCGCTGCCGGAAAGCGCCGACGCAGCGGCGGCCGGTGCCGAACCGGCCGGGACGCCCACCGCGGCCGGCGCCGCTGCCCCACCAGGCGACCGACTGGCCGATGACCAGGCCGCCGCCGCCCGCCTGGCGTCGCTGGGCCCGGTGGCCGGGGCGCTGGTGTTCATGGGCTTCGGGCTGCTGCTGACGTTCACGCCGTGCGTGCTGCCAATGATCCCGATCGTGTCGGGCATGGTGGTGGGCAGCGGCGCCGGGCCGCGGCGGGCGACGATCCTGACCGGTGCCTACGTGCTGGCGATGGCGGCCACCTACGCCGCCGTTGGCGTAATCGCCGGCCTGGCCGGGGCCAACCTGCAGGCAACGCTGCAATCCCCGTGGCTGCTGGGCGCATTCGCGGCGCTGTTCCTGGTGCTGGCGGCATCGCTGTTCGGCGCGTTCGAGCTGCGCCTGCCGGCGGCCCTGGCCAACCGCCTGGACAGCGCCAGCCGCGGCCGCCAAGGCGGCAACCTCGGCGGCGCGGCGGCACTGGGATTCCTGTCGGCGCTGCTGGTCGGCCCCTGCATGACGGCGCCGCTGGCCGGCGCCCTGCTCTACATCGGCCAGACCGGCAGCGCGGCCACGGGCGGCATCGCCCTGTTCGCGCTGGGGCTGGGCATGGGCCTGCCGCTGATGCTGATCGCGCTGTTCGGCCCGCGCATCCTGCCCCGGCCCGGGCCGTGGATGGAACGGGTGCGCAAGGTGTTCGGCTTCGTGATGGTGGCCATGGCGATCTACATGCTGGACCGGTTCCTGCCGGGGCCGGCCGGGCTGATGCTGTGGGGCGCCTGGGCACTGGCGATCGCGGTCGGCCTGTTCGCGTGGGCGAAAGCCCTGCCGGCGGACGGCCAGGCCGGTTGGCCGCTGCGCTTCGCGTCAGTCTTCGCCGGCCTGTGGTCCACGCTGATGCTGGTGGGTGCGGCCTCGGGAGGGGACTCCGCCCTGCGCCCGCTGGAACACTTCGGCGCCGCGGTCGCAGCCACCGGCCCGGCCGCGCCGGCAAAGCCGGATTACGTGGCTGCCAAGTCCATCGCCGACGTCGATGCGCGCATTGCCGAGGCCGGCGCGCGGGGGGAGTGGACCATGATCGACTTCTACGCCGACTGGTGCGTGAGCTGCCACATCATCGAACGCGAGGTGTTCGGCGATGCGGCCGTGGCGCCGCGCCTGGCACAGATGCAGGTGCTGCGCCCGGACGTCACCGCCAACGACAGCGTGGACCGGGAGCTGATGGCGCATTGGCAGGTGGTGGGTCCGCCCACGATGATCCTCATCGGCCCTGACGGCGAGGAGCGGCGCGCGCAGCGCACGGTGGGCGACATCGATGCGGGCGGCTTCATGGCCCGGCTCGACGCGGCAGGTGCACCATGA
- the dsbG gene encoding thiol:disulfide interchange protein DsbG, whose product MSRFSTLTALCLGAAALAATACTNADPGERPPVLDALESSGLTIVEEFDSDDGLRAFAAVAGQQPIAVYVTAGGDAIVGTRVDSRGNERDLMKLQELVAKPMGDRIWSQLEASEWVLDGSPDAPRVVYTFSDPNCPFCNQLWQETRPWVDAGKVQLRHVMVGVIKQDSANKVATILASKDPSARLAENEQRFRQGGVPAAASVPPNIRSVLESNHLLMMELGFRGTPALVFRDEDGTVQRRGGMPQGNDLDVVMGPR is encoded by the coding sequence ATGTCCCGCTTTTCCACCCTGACCGCCCTGTGCCTGGGCGCGGCCGCCCTGGCCGCCACTGCCTGCACCAACGCCGATCCCGGCGAGCGCCCGCCTGTGCTCGACGCCCTGGAGTCCAGCGGCCTGACCATCGTGGAGGAATTCGACTCCGACGACGGGCTGCGCGCATTCGCCGCCGTCGCCGGGCAGCAGCCGATCGCGGTGTACGTCACCGCGGGCGGCGACGCCATCGTCGGCACCCGCGTGGACAGCCGCGGCAACGAGCGCGACCTCATGAAGCTGCAGGAGCTGGTGGCCAAGCCGATGGGCGACCGCATCTGGTCGCAGCTGGAAGCCTCCGAATGGGTCCTGGACGGCAGCCCGGACGCGCCGCGGGTGGTCTACACCTTCAGCGATCCCAACTGCCCGTTCTGCAACCAGCTGTGGCAGGAGACCCGCCCGTGGGTGGACGCCGGCAAGGTGCAGTTGCGGCACGTGATGGTAGGGGTGATCAAGCAGGACAGCGCCAACAAGGTGGCCACGATCCTGGCGTCGAAGGACCCCTCCGCGCGCCTGGCCGAAAACGAGCAGCGCTTCCGCCAGGGTGGCGTGCCGGCGGCGGCCAGCGTGCCGCCCAACATCCGCTCGGTCCTGGAATCCAACCACCTGCTGATGATGGAACTGGGTTTCCGCGGCACGCCCGCGCTGGTGTTCCGCGATGAGGACGGCACCGTCCAGCGCCGCGGCGGCATGCCCCAGGGCAACGACCTCGACGTGGTGATGGGGCCGCGCTGA
- a CDS encoding TlpA disulfide reductase family protein, producing MMGVGPFPIRAVVVALAALVAWAVARALARRLPGSPVKPAGAMVVDALFIGLLVARLAFVVAWWREYAAAPLTIIQIGDGGFVWWAGLAAGIGFVAWRTRAAAALRRPVLAGIAAGTLAWGAAGGALWWMQYSASPMPDVALADLEGRPVDLGEYSGRPVVLNMWATWCPPCRREMPVIERAQAAYPDVSFVLVNQGEDAQTIQRFLADEGLQLDNILRDPHSRTMAETGARALPTTLYFSPDGRLVDSHMGELTGASLADTLGRQFGARPVSNPME from the coding sequence ATGATGGGCGTGGGTCCGTTCCCGATCCGCGCCGTGGTGGTGGCGCTGGCCGCGCTGGTGGCCTGGGCAGTGGCGCGCGCGCTGGCCCGCAGGCTGCCCGGGTCGCCGGTCAAGCCGGCGGGCGCGATGGTGGTCGATGCGCTGTTCATTGGCCTGCTGGTCGCGCGCTTGGCCTTCGTGGTGGCGTGGTGGCGTGAATACGCCGCGGCGCCGCTGACGATCATCCAGATCGGCGATGGCGGCTTCGTCTGGTGGGCCGGCCTGGCGGCGGGGATTGGCTTCGTGGCCTGGCGAACGCGGGCAGCGGCCGCCCTGCGCCGCCCGGTGCTGGCCGGGATCGCCGCCGGCACCCTGGCCTGGGGCGCGGCCGGCGGCGCGCTGTGGTGGATGCAGTACAGCGCATCGCCGATGCCTGACGTGGCCCTCGCCGACCTGGAAGGCCGGCCGGTCGACCTGGGCGAATATTCCGGCCGGCCGGTCGTGTTGAACATGTGGGCCACCTGGTGCCCGCCGTGCCGCCGCGAGATGCCGGTGATCGAGCGCGCCCAGGCGGCCTATCCCGATGTCAGCTTCGTCCTGGTGAACCAGGGCGAAGACGCGCAGACCATCCAGCGCTTCCTGGCCGACGAAGGCCTGCAGCTGGACAACATCCTGCGCGACCCGCACTCGCGCACCATGGCCGAGACCGGCGCCCGGGCCCTGCCCACAACCCTGTATTTCAGCCCCGACGGGCGCCTGGTGGACAGCCACATGGGCGAGCTCACCGGCGCCAGCCTCGCCGACACCCTGGGCCGCCAGTTCGGCGCCCGACCCGTTTCCAACCCCATGGAGTGA